In Rhodobacter sp. 24-YEA-8, the following are encoded in one genomic region:
- a CDS encoding formate dehydrogenase subunit gamma: MAKPKKDQILRTKFLERLCHWSIVLCFFFAATSGISWFFPTFSWLSGFLGSPQMARVLHPFFGIAVFLGLCYMFKRFMHHNLPARTDKIWFKNVVPVLAGDHSRKLRIGKYNAGQKVLFWLIMASIVALLISGLIMWRAYFAEYFPIWVLRLAILAHSVAGIGLILLILGHIYLAIWVRGSITGMVTGYVSKRWAAQHHDRWAEEVESGKADH, from the coding sequence ATGGCAAAACCCAAAAAAGACCAGATCCTGCGCACGAAATTCCTTGAGCGGCTTTGCCACTGGAGCATCGTTCTGTGCTTCTTTTTCGCCGCAACTTCGGGGATCTCCTGGTTCTTCCCGACCTTTTCCTGGCTGTCCGGTTTCCTCGGCTCGCCCCAGATGGCGCGGGTGCTGCACCCGTTCTTCGGGATCGCGGTGTTCCTCGGGCTTTGCTACATGTTCAAACGTTTCATGCATCACAATCTGCCGGCCCGGACCGATAAGATCTGGTTTAAGAACGTGGTGCCGGTGCTGGCGGGCGATCACTCCCGCAAACTGCGGATCGGCAAATACAATGCCGGGCAGAAAGTGCTCTTCTGGCTGATCATGGCCTCGATTGTGGCGCTGCTGATTTCCGGCCTGATCATGTGGCGCGCCTATTTCGCGGAATATTTCCCGATCTGGGTGCTGCGCCTTGCCATCCTCGCGCATTCCGTGGCCGGGATCGGGCTGATCCTCCTGATCCTCGGGCATATCTATCTTGCGATCTGGGTCAGGGGTTCGATCACGGGCATGGTGACGGGCTATGTCTCGAAACGCTGGGCGGCGCAGCACCATGACCGCTGGGCCGAAGAAGTTGAATCCGGGAAGGCCGACCATTGA
- the fdnG gene encoding formate dehydrogenase-N subunit alpha yields the protein MYGASTKIGRRGLLKILGAGAAALSAQAMGLSTAEAQVSAGVRPFKLLRAKETRNNCTYCSVGCGILMYSLGDGSKNAKPRIFHIEGDPDHPVSRGSLCPKGAGLLDMIHSKGRLTHPEYRAPGSSEWVKISWEDATKRIARLLKDDRDANFISHNEQGQLVNRWLSSGMLASSAASNETGVLDYKFSRALGMLGIDCQARLCHAPTVSALAPSFGRGAMTNHWVDIKNANVVIVMGGNPAEAHPVGFKWVIEAKIKNKAKVIVVDPRFNRTASVADIFSPIRAGSDAAFLMGMVRYLLETGQIQHEYVRDYTNAALIVRDDFAFDEGVFSGFNAESNSYDKTSWTYARGEDGLALRDETMTHPRSVLQLLKAHVDRYTPEMVEEITGVKKADFLQIAEVIGSCSAKNKTMTWLYALGWTHHTGGAQIIRGAAMIQLLLGNIGMAGGGVNALRGHSNIQGYTDLGLLSLRVPGYMNLPSDKQTSLAQYLDETTPKDVTPGQVNYWKHTPKFFISYLKNQYGHHATKENDFAFDLLPKWDRSYDMLAYFDMMYNGQVNGYIAQGFNPLAAMPDKNKTSKALANLKFLVIIDPLATETSNFWRNEGRFNDVPTEEIMTEVFRLPSNCFAEEDGAIVNSGRWLQWHFAGQEPPGEARHDPAILGGIMMELRRLYEAEGGACPEQVLHMTWDHETYHDPYFPHPEEMAKEANGYALEDVFDENGVQILRKGQLLDNFGQLRDDGTTQSFCWVFAGSWTEKGNQMANRDNTDTGLGNTPGWSWAWPANRRLLYNRASMDKDGNPWDPDRQILHWNGEKWVGSDVPDFPATIPPGADAAPFIMLPEGVGRLFSEKGMNDGPFPEHYEPVESPIAKNPLHEVVTHNPTARIFQNDRERMGNRTDYPYVATTYSVTELFRHWTKHSHLNAMLQPEQFIEMGEKLAAEKGIKHGDTVKVTTKRGYITAKAVVTKRMRTLNVAGQEVEQIGIPCHWGFEGATRKGYLANTLAPGVGDANSQTPEFKAFLVNVEKAVGELA from the coding sequence ATGTATGGTGCCAGTACAAAGATCGGGCGTCGCGGTTTACTGAAAATCCTCGGCGCCGGAGCAGCGGCACTTTCGGCTCAGGCGATGGGGCTTTCAACTGCCGAGGCACAGGTCTCGGCGGGGGTGCGGCCGTTCAAGCTATTGCGCGCGAAAGAGACCCGCAACAACTGCACCTATTGTTCGGTCGGTTGCGGCATTCTGATGTACAGTCTTGGCGACGGGTCAAAAAACGCCAAACCGCGCATTTTCCATATCGAGGGTGACCCGGATCACCCGGTCTCGCGCGGCTCGCTTTGCCCGAAAGGGGCGGGGCTTCTGGATATGATCCATTCCAAAGGCCGGCTGACGCATCCCGAATATCGCGCGCCCGGGTCAAGCGAGTGGGTGAAGATCAGCTGGGAGGATGCGACGAAACGCATCGCGCGGTTGTTGAAGGATGATCGCGACGCGAATTTCATCTCGCATAACGAACAGGGGCAGCTGGTAAACCGCTGGCTTTCCTCGGGGATGCTGGCCTCGTCTGCGGCCTCGAACGAGACCGGCGTGCTGGATTACAAATTCTCCCGCGCTCTGGGGATGCTGGGGATCGACTGCCAGGCGCGGCTTTGCCATGCGCCGACGGTATCGGCGCTGGCGCCCTCCTTCGGGCGCGGGGCGATGACGAACCATTGGGTCGATATCAAGAACGCCAATGTGGTGATCGTGATGGGCGGCAACCCGGCCGAGGCGCATCCGGTGGGGTTCAAATGGGTGATCGAGGCCAAGATCAAGAACAAGGCCAAGGTGATCGTGGTCGATCCGCGGTTCAACCGGACGGCGTCGGTCGCCGATATCTTCTCGCCGATCCGGGCAGGTTCTGATGCGGCTTTCCTGATGGGAATGGTGCGCTATCTGCTTGAGACGGGTCAGATCCAGCATGAATATGTGCGCGACTACACCAATGCCGCGCTGATCGTGCGTGATGATTTCGCCTTTGATGAGGGTGTGTTCTCGGGCTTCAATGCCGAGAGCAACAGCTACGACAAGACGTCCTGGACCTATGCGCGCGGCGAAGACGGGCTGGCTTTGCGTGATGAGACGATGACGCATCCGCGGTCGGTCCTGCAACTGCTGAAGGCCCATGTCGACCGTTATACACCTGAAATGGTCGAGGAGATCACCGGCGTCAAAAAAGCCGATTTCCTGCAGATCGCCGAGGTGATCGGATCCTGTTCAGCCAAAAACAAGACCATGACCTGGCTCTATGCGCTTGGCTGGACCCACCATACCGGCGGCGCGCAGATCATCCGGGGTGCGGCGATGATCCAGCTGCTGCTCGGGAATATCGGCATGGCCGGTGGTGGCGTGAACGCGCTGCGCGGGCATTCGAATATCCAGGGCTATACCGACCTTGGCCTGCTGTCCTTGCGCGTGCCGGGCTATATGAACCTGCCTTCGGACAAGCAGACCAGCCTTGCGCAATATCTGGATGAGACCACGCCGAAGGATGTCACGCCCGGCCAGGTCAATTACTGGAAACACACGCCGAAATTCTTCATCTCTTATCTGAAGAACCAATACGGCCATCACGCTACGAAGGAGAATGACTTCGCCTTCGACCTCCTGCCGAAATGGGATCGCAGCTATGACATGCTGGCCTATTTCGACATGATGTATAATGGCCAGGTCAACGGCTATATCGCCCAAGGGTTCAACCCGCTGGCGGCGATGCCGGATAAGAACAAGACCTCTAAGGCGCTGGCGAACCTCAAGTTTCTGGTGATCATCGACCCGCTGGCAACCGAGACCTCGAATTTCTGGCGCAACGAAGGCCGGTTCAATGATGTCCCGACCGAGGAGATCATGACCGAGGTCTTCCGCCTGCCCTCGAACTGTTTTGCCGAGGAAGACGGGGCGATTGTGAACTCGGGTCGCTGGCTGCAATGGCACTTTGCCGGGCAGGAACCGCCGGGCGAGGCGCGCCATGACCCGGCGATCCTTGGCGGTATCATGATGGAGCTGCGGCGGCTTTATGAGGCCGAAGGCGGCGCCTGCCCGGAGCAGGTTCTGCATATGACCTGGGATCACGAGACCTATCACGACCCATATTTCCCGCATCCCGAAGAAATGGCGAAAGAGGCCAATGGCTATGCGCTGGAGGATGTGTTCGACGAGAACGGCGTCCAGATCCTGCGCAAAGGCCAGCTCCTGGATAACTTTGGCCAGCTGCGCGATGACGGCACGACGCAAAGCTTCTGCTGGGTCTTTGCCGGGTCCTGGACCGAAAAGGGCAACCAGATGGCCAATCGAGACAATACCGATACCGGGCTGGGGAATACCCCCGGCTGGTCCTGGGCCTGGCCTGCGAACCGGCGGCTTTTGTACAACCGCGCGAGCATGGATAAAGACGGCAATCCCTGGGATCCGGACCGCCAGATCCTGCATTGGAATGGCGAGAAATGGGTTGGCTCCGACGTGCCCGACTTCCCGGCGACCATTCCGCCCGGGGCCGATGCCGCGCCGTTTATCATGCTTCCCGAAGGGGTTGGCAGGCTGTTTTCCGAGAAGGGTATGAATGATGGGCCCTTCCCCGAACATTACGAGCCGGTGGAAAGCCCGATTGCCAAAAACCCGCTGCATGAGGTCGTGACGCACAACCCGACCGCGCGCATCTTCCAGAATGACCGCGAGCGGATGGGGAACCGGACCGATTACCCCTATGTGGCAACGACCTATTCGGTGACCGAGCTGTTCCGCCACTGGACGAAACACAGCCATCTGAACGCCATGCTGCAGCCCGAGCAATTCATCGAAATGGGGGAAAAGCTGGCGGCGGAAAAAGGCATCAAACATGGCGATACCGTCAAGGTGACGACCAAACGTGGCTATATCACTGCAAAAGCCGTGGTCACCAAACGGATGCGGACGCTGAATGTGGCGGGCCAGGAAGTCGAGCAGATCGGAATCCCCTGTCACTGGGGGTTCGAGGGCGCGACCCGCAAGGGCTATCTCGCCAATACGCTGGCGCCGGGCGTCGGCGACGCGAACTCGCAAACGCCTGAATTCAAAGCCTTCCTTGTCAATGTCGAAAAAGCGGTGGGGGAACTGGCATGA
- the fdxH gene encoding formate dehydrogenase subunit beta: MNSQNIVRRSATSDLTPAPQIRDHQMEVAKLIDVSICIGCKACQVACNEWNDLRGPVENNVGVYDNPADLHPETWTLMRFTEHVDENDKFEWLIRKDGCMHCEDPGCLKACPIPGAIVQYANGVVDFQSDLCVGCGYCVAGCPFNVPRISKTDHKAYKCTLCSDRLAVGQAPACAKTCPTGAIAFGSKEEMKDLAATRVAELNERGYDNAGLYDPAGVGGTHVMYVLQHADDPERYAGLPKDPKISPIVEGWKDLLKPAAAVAGAVAVGAMAAHFIGVGPNTTDDDDHPEGSDGMLPEAPPDNVTPFPQHAAE; encoded by the coding sequence ATGAACTCGCAAAACATCGTCCGCCGCTCGGCGACCTCTGATCTGACCCCGGCCCCCCAGATCCGGGACCACCAGATGGAGGTCGCCAAACTGATCGATGTCTCGATCTGTATCGGCTGCAAGGCCTGTCAGGTCGCGTGCAATGAATGGAATGATCTGCGCGGCCCGGTCGAAAACAATGTGGGTGTCTATGACAACCCCGCCGATCTGCATCCCGAGACCTGGACGCTGATGCGCTTTACAGAACATGTCGATGAAAACGACAAGTTCGAATGGCTGATCCGCAAGGATGGCTGTATGCATTGTGAGGATCCTGGCTGTCTGAAAGCCTGCCCGATCCCCGGCGCGATTGTGCAATATGCCAATGGCGTGGTCGATTTCCAAAGCGACCTCTGCGTCGGCTGCGGCTATTGCGTCGCGGGCTGCCCCTTCAACGTGCCGCGCATCTCGAAGACCGATCACAAGGCCTATAAATGCACGCTTTGCTCTGACCGTCTGGCGGTGGGCCAGGCCCCGGCCTGTGCGAAAACCTGCCCGACCGGCGCGATTGCTTTCGGCTCGAAAGAGGAAATGAAAGACCTCGCCGCGACCCGTGTCGCCGAGCTGAACGAGCGCGGCTATGACAATGCCGGTCTTTACGACCCCGCAGGCGTTGGTGGCACCCATGTGATGTATGTGCTCCAGCACGCCGACGACCCCGAGCGGTATGCCGGCCTGCCGAAAGATCCGAAAATCTCGCCCATCGTTGAGGGCTGGAAGGATCTGCTGAAACCCGCCGCTGCCGTTGCCGGTGCGGTCGCGGTTGGCGCGATGGCGGCGCATTTCATCGGGGTTGGCCCCAATACCACCGATGATGATGACCACCCCGAAGGCTCGGATGGCATGCTGCCGGAAGCGCCGCCGGACAATGTCACACCTTTCCCGCAGCACGCGGCAGAGTGA